Proteins found in one Candidatus Bathyarchaeota archaeon genomic segment:
- a CDS encoding tyrosine--tRNA ligase, whose protein sequence is MDLEKRIELICRPPTEEVVTLEDLRSLLEKEEHPIAYNGWEPSGLAHLGTGVICAYKMKDFAEAGIHFKAFLATWHAWLNNKLGGDLALIRKAADLFRHSWLALGVPGDKVEFIYSDELYKDIDYWAKTVIIAKNLTLARTTRTLEIAGRKEGEAHYVSDYLYTPMQVADIFHMKVKICQLGMDQRKANMVAREIGEKIGCWKPICVHHHLLQGLEKPKVWPIPEGQEKEAVASAKMSKSKPQTCIFIYDSPEEIKQKMGKAFCPEKTVKFNPVLDTCKYIIFREKNAFRIERPAKFGGNVEFGSFQELESTYAEGKLHPMDLKNGVAVGLAEILEPVRRYFANNKEAKDCLETVREAKITR, encoded by the coding sequence ATGGATTTAGAAAAAAGAATCGAACTCATCTGTAGACCGCCGACCGAAGAAGTCGTTACACTAGAGGACTTAAGAAGCCTCTTAGAAAAGGAAGAACACCCAATCGCCTACAACGGCTGGGAACCCTCTGGTCTTGCACATTTGGGAACAGGCGTTATCTGCGCTTACAAAATGAAAGACTTCGCCGAGGCAGGCATACACTTCAAAGCTTTTTTGGCAACTTGGCACGCTTGGCTCAACAATAAGCTGGGCGGAGATTTAGCGCTCATACGCAAAGCCGCAGACCTATTTCGGCACTCTTGGCTTGCGCTCGGCGTTCCAGGGGATAAGGTGGAATTCATTTACTCAGATGAACTCTACAAGGACATTGATTACTGGGCAAAAACAGTGATAATTGCCAAAAACCTAACCTTAGCACGAACCACACGCACCTTGGAAATTGCGGGAAGAAAAGAAGGCGAAGCACACTACGTCTCAGATTACCTATACACACCAATGCAAGTAGCGGACATTTTCCACATGAAAGTGAAAATTTGCCAGTTAGGCATGGACCAGCGCAAAGCCAACATGGTTGCCCGAGAAATCGGCGAAAAAATCGGCTGCTGGAAACCAATTTGTGTTCATCACCACCTGTTGCAGGGTTTAGAAAAACCAAAAGTTTGGCCGATTCCTGAGGGGCAGGAGAAAGAAGCTGTTGCCTCTGCGAAGATGTCTAAGAGTAAGCCGCAGACTTGCATTTTCATTTATGATTCACCAGAGGAAATCAAGCAGAAGATGGGAAAAGCTTTCTGCCCAGAAAAAACCGTCAAATTCAACCCAGTGCTCGACACTTGCAAGTACATAATTTTCCGAGAGAAAAACGCTTTCAGAATCGAGCGTCCAGCGAAATTCGGCGGCAATGTGGAATTTGGCAGTTTCCAAGAGCTTGAATCAACCTACGCTGAGGGTAAACTGCACCCAATGGACCTCAAAAACGGCGTTGCGGTTGGGCTGGCGGAGATTTTGGAGCCTGTTAGGCGCTACTTTGCCAACAACAAGGAAGCCAAGGACTGCTTGGAGACTGTGCGTGAGGCAAAGATTACAAGGTAG
- a CDS encoding toprim domain-containing protein — MSTHQKEKQERIQKIIDKLIEASEKGKPVIVEGKKDNQALKELGVNGVILTVKSGGKSFLEATREIEMLGAKEVILLLDFDRRGREGTKRLQQNLERAKVKVNLRFWSELKGLISRDIQCIESLPSYLSSAQRKVT; from the coding sequence GTGTCAACTCACCAAAAAGAGAAGCAAGAGAGAATCCAAAAAATCATAGACAAGTTAATTGAAGCCTCAGAGAAAGGCAAACCCGTTATTGTTGAGGGCAAAAAAGACAATCAAGCCCTAAAAGAACTAGGCGTTAACGGCGTAATCTTGACGGTGAAGAGCGGCGGAAAATCCTTTTTGGAAGCAACACGGGAGATAGAGATGCTTGGAGCAAAAGAAGTTATTCTTCTTTTGGACTTTGACAGGCGAGGCAGAGAAGGCACGAAACGCTTGCAACAGAATTTGGAAAGGGCGAAAGTTAAGGTGAATCTTAGGTTTTGGAGTGAATTGAAGGGTTTAATTAGCAGAGACATTCAGTGCATCGAAAGCTTGCCTTCCTACCTGAGTTCGGCTCAGCGCAAGGTTACTTAA
- a CDS encoding tryptophan-rich sensory protein: MKANLLRFGNIIAYVITIIVNSLAGSTALLNGRTTAVVSDAYPTLVTPAGYVFSIWGVIYLLLGAFVIYQVLPSQKYQPYQKQIGALFILSSLFNVVWLFLWQYDYITLSVIVMFALLATLITIYMRLGIGKTKASLKENLLVRLPFSVYLGWITIATIANVSAALVSVSWDGFGLGPQTWAILVLAVAAVIAVAVIVTRKDVAYSLVLIWALAGIAVKQSLYPDIVLTAQIVIVVIVVVLAVRLFMYKLRR, encoded by the coding sequence GTGAAGGCTAATTTGCTTCGATTCGGAAACATCATTGCGTATGTAATTACTATTATAGTTAATAGTTTGGCAGGCAGCACAGCGCTGCTTAACGGCAGAACAACTGCTGTGGTCTCAGACGCTTATCCGACGCTAGTTACGCCTGCAGGGTATGTTTTCTCAATTTGGGGAGTCATTTACCTGCTGCTCGGAGCTTTTGTTATCTACCAAGTTTTGCCAAGCCAAAAATACCAGCCGTACCAAAAACAAATCGGTGCTCTTTTCATCTTAAGCAGTCTGTTTAATGTTGTTTGGCTCTTCCTCTGGCAGTATGACTACATTACTCTGTCAGTTATTGTGATGTTTGCGCTTCTGGCAACCTTGATTACGATTTACATGCGTTTGGGTATTGGAAAAACAAAGGCTTCCTTAAAAGAGAATTTACTTGTTCGTTTGCCGTTTAGTGTATATCTCGGATGGATAACCATAGCAACCATCGCCAACGTTTCAGCGGCGCTGGTGTCCGTGAGCTGGGATGGTTTTGGCTTGGGTCCTCAAACGTGGGCAATACTTGTTTTGGCAGTGGCAGCCGTAATCGCGGTGGCTGTTATCGTAACGCGGAAGGATGTTGCTTACAGTTTAGTGTTGATTTGGGCGCTTGCAGGGATAGCAGTAAAACAAAGCCTCTATCCAGATATTGTTCTTACCGCACAGATAGTCATTGTAGTTATTGTGGTGGTTTTAGCGGTTAGGCTGTTTATGTATAAATTAAGACGTTAG
- a CDS encoding DUF6512 family protein — protein MSGDLKGKVLTYELIGIVFILILGSLFHFTFELSGNNPVVGAFSAVNESVWEHLKLAFWPTVLFALIEFVLLKRVVNNFVLAKTVGVYLMVAIIPAIFYSYTAFTGESLFAIDIASFVIAVIVGQLVSYKLLTYRKMQRWSGWIALAFLLALAGAFVAFTFFPPQLTIFRDTLTGQYGISG, from the coding sequence GTGAGCGGCGACCTGAAGGGCAAAGTGCTTACTTACGAGTTAATCGGAATAGTTTTTATTCTAATCCTTGGAAGTCTTTTTCATTTCACCTTTGAGTTGTCAGGAAACAATCCAGTCGTTGGAGCATTTTCAGCGGTAAATGAAAGCGTGTGGGAGCATCTTAAGCTGGCATTTTGGCCAACAGTGCTGTTTGCGCTAATAGAGTTCGTGCTTTTGAAGCGGGTGGTGAACAATTTTGTTCTTGCCAAAACGGTGGGGGTTTATCTTATGGTTGCGATTATTCCTGCGATATTTTACTCTTACACAGCGTTTACTGGCGAGAGCCTTTTTGCAATTGACATAGCTTCCTTTGTGATTGCTGTTATTGTAGGGCAACTGGTGAGCTACAAACTCTTAACATACAGAAAAATGCAGCGCTGGTCAGGCTGGATTGCCCTTGCGTTTCTGTTAGCTTTAGCTGGAGCATTTGTTGCCTTCACTTTCTTCCCACCGCAGTTAACGATTTTCCGCGATACGCTCACAGGGCAGTATGGAATTAGCGGATAA
- a CDS encoding ABC transporter permease: protein MTTKSQSNRARPSWFSRFWAIVRYEMLWNIRKKRFIGALIFAFIFATLGFAIPSFFDISENPYFAITFSAGNLTFVLFAVVTAMNSISGEYESGTIVPLLTKPVSRTMVFLGKLFAIFVIIISAYVVIYVYSIIGGLIVYGPQNNLHLVPLALIGDLIATFIWVSIVLAAGAISKNSLLAFLMSFGLFVALAIGGGLVSQFAGNPPALNYFPGTGASGTMNISGGQNVTIQNVTVNTLASVSTGTDSIGTNMIKSVLYPDANVSFYSRDVFNLTSVPQLLYTEPISLIALRSIGVAFVYIAVFLFIAWFAFKRSQVLE from the coding sequence ATGACGACTAAGTCTCAATCCAACAGGGCGCGCCCAAGTTGGTTTAGCCGTTTCTGGGCAATAGTGCGGTATGAAATGCTCTGGAACATCCGTAAAAAACGTTTCATAGGCGCATTGATATTTGCGTTTATTTTTGCAACGTTAGGATTCGCAATCCCATCGTTCTTTGATATTTCCGAAAATCCATACTTCGCCATTACCTTCAGCGCTGGCAATTTAACCTTCGTTCTCTTTGCTGTCGTAACTGCCATGAACAGCATTTCAGGCGAATACGAAAGCGGAACAATAGTTCCCCTGCTAACAAAGCCCGTGTCAAGAACAATGGTTTTTCTTGGCAAACTATTCGCCATCTTCGTAATCATTATCTCTGCTTACGTCGTCATTTACGTCTACTCGATAATAGGCGGCTTAATCGTTTATGGACCACAAAACAATCTGCACCTTGTGCCCTTAGCGTTGATAGGCGACCTGATAGCCACATTCATCTGGGTTTCAATAGTTCTAGCTGCTGGTGCCATTTCAAAGAACTCTTTGCTCGCTTTCTTAATGTCTTTCGGCTTGTTTGTTGCCTTGGCAATCGGTGGAGGACTTGTCTCCCAATTCGCAGGCAATCCTCCAGCATTAAATTACTTCCCGGGAACTGGCGCTTCAGGAACCATGAATATTTCAGGCGGACAGAATGTCACAATCCAAAACGTCACCGTTAACACCTTGGCGTCTGTTTCAACGGGAACCGACAGCATCGGCACAAACATGATAAAATCAGTTTTGTATCCTGATGCAAACGTAAGCTTCTATTCCAGAGATGTCTTTAACTTGACCTCGGTGCCGCAACTGCTTTATACGGAACCGATTTCGCTGATTGCTCTGCGCTCGATTGGAGTTGCTTTTGTTTACATCGCAGTCTTTCTGTTCATCGCGTGGTTTGCGTTTAAGCGCTCGCAGGTACTTGAGTAG
- a CDS encoding ABC transporter ATP-binding protein has translation MEYAIETSNLTKRYNSLTAVNNLNLKVKRNTIHGFLGPNGAGKTTTIKILVGLLNATEGTAKVLGQEVHVDQADTKLSIGYMPELPKFPKHLKGAELLDVYGRMYGMSQQERKEQIPKLIDIVGLKGRENDLIGKYSKGMQQRIGIAQALLNNPELVILDEPSIGLDPVGMVEVRELVKSISKEGMTVFLSSHLLFEVEQICDHVTIINKGSMLASDTIQNISSAISEPAMIHIELADVTNEVIAAVKKLPFVSGVWKTGNTLYIQITSHNDVRAEVSKEVTGAGGVIVGMSQKISNLEDVFIQLVTKDKGGQTQ, from the coding sequence ATGGAGTACGCCATCGAAACCAGCAACCTAACAAAACGGTACAATTCCTTAACAGCCGTTAACAACCTCAACCTAAAAGTTAAGCGCAACACAATCCATGGCTTTTTAGGCCCAAACGGAGCAGGAAAAACCACCACCATAAAAATTTTGGTGGGCTTGCTTAACGCTACTGAAGGCACAGCGAAGGTTCTGGGGCAAGAAGTACATGTAGACCAAGCAGATACAAAGTTATCAATAGGCTACATGCCGGAACTGCCAAAATTTCCAAAACACCTCAAAGGCGCTGAACTGCTTGATGTTTATGGGCGCATGTACGGGATGAGCCAGCAGGAGCGCAAAGAGCAAATTCCCAAGCTAATCGACATTGTTGGGTTAAAAGGCAGAGAAAACGACCTCATCGGCAAATACAGCAAAGGCATGCAGCAACGCATCGGCATCGCCCAAGCACTCCTTAACAATCCTGAACTGGTCATTTTGGATGAGCCAAGCATTGGTTTAGACCCCGTGGGCATGGTTGAAGTTCGAGAGCTCGTTAAATCGATTTCAAAAGAAGGCATGACCGTTTTTCTTTCCTCGCATTTGCTCTTTGAGGTTGAACAAATCTGCGACCACGTAACCATAATCAACAAAGGTTCAATGCTTGCCTCTGATACGATTCAAAACATTTCAAGCGCCATTTCTGAACCTGCCATGATTCATATCGAATTGGCGGATGTGACCAACGAGGTTATCGCGGCTGTAAAGAAGTTGCCCTTTGTTTCTGGCGTGTGGAAAACTGGAAACACACTTTACATTCAGATAACATCGCATAACGATGTTCGGGCTGAGGTTTCCAAGGAAGTCACAGGTGCTGGCGGAGTAATCGTTGGGATGAGTCAGAAAATCTCTAACTTAGAAGATGTGTTTATTCAGCTTGTAACTAAAGACAAAGGAGGACAAACCCAATGA
- a CDS encoding molybdopterin-dependent oxidoreductase, translating into MERAKRYTPQIIFVFFIAMLIGIMSLASFLQNFQPKVLYPEEIREYQGENLSSISGFRENSIKGPQNVSKTTYRLTITGLVNKTVEYTYSEVLGKFQRYQKVVTLHCVEGWSVKILWEGFLVKDLLQDAGVDPDAVAVIFHAYDGYTTALPLDYITNKNIIIAYKMNGITLPPERGFPFQLVAESQYGYKWIKWITQIELTDNSDYLGYWESRGYPNNATLR; encoded by the coding sequence ATGGAAAGAGCAAAAAGGTACACTCCTCAAATCATCTTTGTTTTCTTCATCGCCATGCTCATAGGAATCATGTCTTTAGCGAGCTTTCTGCAGAACTTCCAGCCCAAAGTCTTGTACCCCGAAGAAATCCGAGAGTACCAAGGCGAAAACCTCTCCTCAATCAGCGGTTTCCGAGAAAACTCCATAAAAGGACCACAAAATGTTAGCAAAACAACGTACCGTTTAACCATAACGGGCTTAGTGAACAAAACAGTTGAATACACCTACAGCGAGGTTTTGGGCAAATTCCAGAGATACCAAAAAGTAGTAACCCTGCATTGCGTGGAAGGCTGGTCAGTTAAAATCCTCTGGGAAGGCTTTCTAGTAAAAGACTTGCTGCAGGATGCAGGAGTCGACCCTGACGCGGTGGCAGTAATCTTTCACGCTTACGACGGCTACACAACCGCGCTGCCGCTTGATTACATAACAAACAAAAACATCATCATAGCCTACAAAATGAACGGCATAACACTGCCGCCAGAACGCGGGTTTCCCTTCCAGCTTGTTGCGGAGAGCCAGTATGGCTACAAATGGATAAAATGGATAACACAAATCGAACTAACCGACAACTCAGACTATCTTGGTTACTGGGAAAGCAGAGGATACCCCAACAACGCAACACTCCGATAA
- a CDS encoding glycosyltransferase family 39 protein produces the protein MKIVKAPIDRILQTQISSQFSFGKDSLKRLLSENYPLLSILIGFMLVALSIGPYYNGDTAWEYDAVLGVINYGLPYTNGFYLMDQPPLGFYTQAAFMKAFGVSISNGVFLVTLFGLGCVALVYGIGKVMYNKTTGLFAAALFAFSPWHIILSRSFLIDVQCLFFSLFSLFVGILAIRRSSLGLFFVSGILFTVAFNTKLYAVFTLIPLIVLFLYNRPSLKRTLSWLAVFSAPVLLFYYLWYQTISGLGVTSIFGHTDFMVHNVSTVVPSFWFIGNFLTAYALGWFFVDAAIVSVLVCLLQRRLFHRFLAFDLTCVAVIVLVLSIDLYLGAVLNLKAPFLNAIKYNYHTLSFFSFLAASLVTKSLSLLKLTNPKRKLVISFVAAAGLVLVAAALLYNMRFVNLFSTWDYLIFRVEPTVDVGYSLFTYTLPIQDNFLIGIQYAGFTIALSGLAWASRHKITRALKRFSGNPSAIN, from the coding sequence TTGAAAATAGTCAAAGCGCCAATTGACCGCATTCTGCAAACACAAATTAGCAGTCAATTCTCTTTTGGTAAAGACAGCCTCAAAAGATTGCTCAGCGAGAACTATCCGCTTTTGAGCATCCTAATCGGGTTTATGCTGGTTGCCCTCTCCATTGGACCTTACTACAACGGGGACACCGCATGGGAATACGACGCTGTGCTGGGCGTAATCAACTACGGCTTGCCCTACACGAACGGTTTTTACTTAATGGACCAGCCGCCGTTGGGCTTTTACACGCAAGCCGCCTTCATGAAAGCTTTCGGAGTATCAATCAGCAATGGCGTATTCTTGGTAACGTTGTTTGGGCTTGGATGCGTCGCCTTAGTGTACGGCATCGGCAAAGTCATGTACAATAAAACAACAGGGCTTTTTGCGGCTGCATTGTTCGCTTTCAGCCCATGGCACATTATCCTCTCCAGAAGCTTCCTAATCGATGTGCAGTGCCTATTCTTCAGCCTATTTTCCCTATTTGTTGGGATACTTGCTATTCGCAGAAGTTCACTTGGGCTATTTTTTGTTTCAGGAATACTCTTCACGGTAGCCTTCAACACAAAACTCTACGCAGTCTTCACACTTATCCCGTTAATCGTACTGTTTTTGTATAATCGACCAAGCCTAAAGCGCACCCTAAGTTGGCTGGCAGTGTTCTCTGCGCCTGTCTTGTTATTTTATTATTTGTGGTACCAAACAATCTCAGGGCTGGGCGTAACATCTATCTTTGGTCACACAGACTTTATGGTGCATAACGTAAGCACAGTGGTTCCGAGTTTTTGGTTTATCGGCAATTTTCTGACGGCTTATGCGTTGGGCTGGTTTTTCGTAGACGCCGCGATTGTATCAGTGCTTGTTTGTTTATTGCAGAGACGCTTATTTCACAGGTTTCTTGCTTTTGACTTAACATGCGTAGCAGTCATCGTACTTGTTTTAAGTATTGACCTCTATTTGGGTGCTGTATTGAACCTGAAAGCGCCATTTCTTAACGCTATAAAATACAATTATCACACGTTATCCTTTTTTAGCTTCTTGGCAGCCTCACTGGTGACCAAGAGCCTCTCCCTGCTCAAACTAACTAACCCAAAGAGAAAACTGGTCATATCTTTTGTTGCCGCGGCGGGACTTGTGTTAGTGGCGGCGGCGCTCCTCTACAACATGCGTTTTGTCAACCTGTTTTCCACATGGGATTACTTGATTTTCAGGGTTGAACCAACCGTTGACGTAGGCTACTCCCTCTTCACATATACTTTACCTATTCAAGATAACTTTTTGATTGGCATTCAATATGCTGGATTTACGATTGCCCTATCTGGGCTTGCTTGGGCAAGCAGACACAAGATTACACGGGCTCTAAAACGCTTTTCAGGAAACCCGTCAGCGATTAATTAA
- a CDS encoding acyltransferase family protein produces the protein MHPKSGDVNLPVDLIRTVAIVLVVLFHASIEATPTIDIMSPQGVQIWWASNIYNTIACSAVSLFVILTGALLLQPSKFDEPLRVFFKKRLNRIGLPVIFWGIIYFAWRHFVNGETLTANSVLRGVFAGPYYHFWFIYLLLGLYLLTPLIRIVVACAEWKLIRYFLLIWFLGTAIVPLLALYVQISPQVVWFKQTVFVLTGMVGYFVLGAYVTKLRLRSSILTVALALSLIWTMIGTYLLVGTMGEQYSQFFYDASSFSVIIASVALFLLLAAVPNQTIQTKHPHASRVLELISQNTLPIYLFHVIVLETLQKGLLGFRLSVTTINPFIAIPLITGVTLLICLAIIAPLKRIPYVKKIIG, from the coding sequence TTGCACCCGAAAAGTGGGGATGTAAACCTTCCCGTTGATCTGATCCGAACAGTAGCCATAGTTTTGGTTGTTTTGTTTCATGCCTCAATCGAAGCGACTCCAACTATTGACATAATGTCTCCTCAAGGCGTCCAGATTTGGTGGGCCTCCAACATTTACAACACAATAGCATGCTCAGCTGTATCGTTATTCGTTATTCTAACTGGAGCGCTACTGTTGCAACCAAGTAAATTTGATGAACCACTCAGAGTCTTTTTCAAAAAAAGACTAAACCGAATTGGGTTGCCGGTGATATTTTGGGGCATAATATATTTTGCATGGCGGCACTTCGTTAACGGCGAAACACTGACAGCAAACTCGGTTCTGCGGGGCGTGTTCGCAGGTCCATATTACCACTTTTGGTTTATCTATCTTTTATTAGGCTTGTACCTTCTCACTCCGCTGATACGAATAGTAGTAGCCTGTGCAGAGTGGAAACTAATCAGGTACTTTCTGCTCATCTGGTTTTTAGGCACCGCCATAGTTCCCCTACTTGCTTTGTATGTGCAGATTAGCCCCCAAGTAGTGTGGTTTAAACAAACGGTTTTCGTCTTAACTGGAATGGTTGGCTATTTTGTTTTAGGGGCTTACGTTACGAAGTTGCGGTTGCGTTCTTCAATATTAACGGTAGCTTTGGCTTTAAGCCTCATTTGGACAATGATTGGCACTTACCTTTTGGTCGGCACCATGGGTGAGCAGTACAGCCAATTCTTCTATGACGCCTCAAGCTTTAGCGTCATCATCGCTTCAGTCGCCTTGTTTCTCCTTTTAGCCGCTGTGCCCAACCAAACAATCCAAACCAAGCATCCTCACGCCAGCAGAGTGCTGGAACTAATTAGCCAAAACACCCTCCCGATTTACCTGTTCCACGTTATAGTCCTTGAAACTCTTCAAAAGGGCTTGCTTGGCTTTAGACTAAGCGTAACCACCATAAACCCATTTATAGCAATTCCACTAATCACAGGCGTCACGCTTCTGATTTGTCTGGCAATTATTGCTCCCCTAAAAAGGATTCCTTACGTAAAGAAAATAATCGGTTAA
- a CDS encoding GDSL-type esterase/lipase family protein codes for MNTKTVLLALGITLMIIAGALFIQAVGIGEKLPDLPIRVACIGDSITESSGYSNELWRMLGANYTVSNFGVGGTTVSLDNDFPYMYQTAFQEAKKFQPHMVIIMLGTNDANPYVQQFNSSFVNDYIHLISAFEALASKPKIFLVKPPPIFDNGTGLSTPYFTSQVLPRIEEVATKTKLPLIDVYSALLNHPERFGDGVHPDEEGGRLIAEAIFKGLSSTISH; via the coding sequence ATGAATACCAAGACTGTGCTATTAGCACTCGGAATTACTCTCATGATAATTGCAGGTGCCCTCTTTATTCAAGCAGTCGGTATTGGAGAAAAACTCCCAGACTTGCCTATCCGCGTTGCCTGCATAGGTGACAGCATCACCGAAAGCAGCGGCTACTCAAACGAGCTTTGGAGAATGCTTGGCGCAAACTACACAGTCAGCAACTTTGGAGTTGGCGGAACAACAGTTTCGCTTGATAACGATTTTCCATACATGTACCAAACTGCTTTTCAAGAGGCAAAAAAGTTCCAGCCCCACATGGTAATCATAATGCTTGGAACCAACGACGCTAACCCATACGTTCAGCAGTTCAACTCAAGCTTCGTAAACGACTACATTCACCTCATAAGCGCATTTGAGGCACTGGCAAGCAAACCAAAAATATTTCTTGTGAAACCGCCGCCAATCTTTGACAACGGCACAGGCTTGAGCACCCCATACTTCACCTCGCAGGTGCTTCCCCGTATCGAGGAAGTTGCAACCAAAACAAAATTGCCCCTCATCGATGTGTACTCCGCTTTGTTAAATCACCCAGAACGTTTCGGCGACGGCGTGCATCCTGACGAAGAAGGCGGAAGACTAATCGCTGAAGCAATTTTTAAAGGCTTATCTTCCACCATTAGCCATTAA